Proteins from a genomic interval of Watersipora subatra chromosome 10, tzWatSuba1.1, whole genome shotgun sequence:
- the LOC137407045 gene encoding uncharacterized protein → MQVDVIICVTIAIAIAIAIAIAIAIAIAIAIAIAIAIAIAIAIAIAIAIAIAIAIAIAIAIAIAIAIAIAIAIAIAIAIAIAIAIAIAIAIAIAIAIAIAIAIAIAIAIAIAIAIAIAIAIAIAIAIAIAIAIAIAIAIAIAIAIAIANTIANAIIFAITISITMTIAINITSTITISISRCISITYKGLQLFGAGELFGAGELFGAGELFVTGELFVTGELFVTGELFVTGELFVTGELFVTRELFVTRELFATEKLFVARELFATGKLFVARELFATEKPFVARELFVTEKPFVARESSLIYVTAYRSTQSLIDLHDLSQIYTTAHRSTSLTDLHNRSQIYITAHRST, encoded by the exons ATGCAAGTGGATGTTATAATATGTGTCACTatcgctatagctatagctatagctatcgCTATAGCTATCGCTATAGCTATCGCTATAGCTATCGCTATAGCTATCGCTATAGCTATCGCTATAGCTATCGCTATAGCTATCGCTATAGCTATCGCTATAGCTATCGCTATAGCTATCGCTATAGCTATCGCTATCGCTATAGCTATCGCTATAGCTATCGCTATAGcgatagctatagctatagctatcgCTATAGCTATCGCTATAGCTATCGCTATAGCTATCGCTATAGCTATCGCTATAGCTATCGCTATAGCTATCGCTATAGCTATCGCTATAGCTATCGCTATAGCTATCGCTATAGCTATCGCTATAGCTATCGCTATAGCTATCGCTATCGCTATAGCTATCGCTATAGCTATCGCTATCGCTATAGCTATCGCTAACACTATCGCTAACGCTATCATTTTCGCTATCACTATCTCTATCACTATGACTATAGCTATCAATATTACTAGCACAATTACTATTTCTATTTCTAGATGTATTTCTATTACATATA AGGGCTTACAG CTGTTTGGTGCTGGTGAGCTCTTTGGTGCTGGTGAGCTCTTTGGTGCTGGTGAGCTCTTTGTTACTGGAGAGCTCTTTGTTACTGGAGAGCTCTTTGTTACTGGAGAGCTCTTTGTTACTGGAGAGCTCTTTGTTACTGGAGAGCTCTTTGTTACTAGAGAGCTCTTTGTTACTAGAGAGCTCTTTGCTACTGAAAAGCTTTTTGTTGCTAGAGAGCTATTTGCTACTGGAAAGCTTTTTGTTGCTAGAGAGCTCTTTGCTACTGAAAAGCCTTTTGTTGCTAGAGAGCTTTTCGTTACTGAAAAGCCTTTTGTTGCGAGAGAGAGCTCTTTG ATCTACGTAACCGCTTACAGATCTACACAATCACTCATAGATCTACATGACCTCTCACAGATCTACACAACCGCTCACAGATCTACATCACTCACAGATTTACATAACCGCTCACAGATCTACATAACCGCTCACAGATCTACATAG